From a single Poecilia reticulata strain Guanapo linkage group LG2, Guppy_female_1.0+MT, whole genome shotgun sequence genomic region:
- the LOC108167170 gene encoding uncharacterized protein LOC108167170 codes for MADLPADRLSIEPPFSNIGLDVFGPWPVTARRTRGGYAEXKRWAILFTCLSVRAIHIEVIESLDTSSFINGLRRFLAIRGPVKYISSDRGTNFIGASKVLGIPSNIDGESVKRFLSDHDCTWTFNSPHSSHMGGVWERMIGRRILDSMFLQMGSSKLTHEVLVTFMAEVTAIVNNRPLIPVSNDPMDPFILTPATLLTQKVGLCPAPVGDFDDKDLSRQQWRRVQSLSDTFWDRWRKQYLSTLQPRKKWTSVHRSLKPGDVVLLRDNAVKRNVWPMGIIAEVYPSKDGLVRKVQVRVAKADGVKLFLRPASEVVLLISSAE; via the coding sequence ATGGCAGATCTCCCAGCCGACAGGCTCAGCATTGAACCGCCATTTTCGAATATTGGCCTAGATGTTTTTGGCCCMTGGCCTGTAACTGCCCGACGTACAAGAGGAGGTTATGCGGAGASCAAAAGATGGGCTATTCTATTCACCTGTTTAAGTGTTAGAGCCATCCATATCGAGGTCATTGAATCTCTGGAYACCTCCAGTTTCATAAATGGATTGAGAAGGTTCCTGGCAATTCGTGGACCAGTGAAGTACATCAGCTCTGATAGAGGAACTAATTTCATTGGAGCCTCAAAGGTCCTAGGAATACCATCAAACATTGATGGGGAATCTGTGAAGAGATTTCTTTCAGATCATGACTGTACTTGGACCTTCAACAGCCCACACTCTTCCCATATGGGTGGAGTGTGGGAACGGATGATTGGACGCCGCATTTTGGACTCAATGTTTCTTCAGATGGGGTCTTCCAAACTCACKCACGAGGTGCTCGTAACCTTYATGGCAGAGGTCACCGCCATTGTGAACAACAGACCATTGATTCCTGTCTCCAATGACCCTATGGATCCATTCATTCTTACACCGGCAACATTGTTAACGCAGAAAGTGGGTCTTTGTCCGGCACCTGTAGGAGACTTTGACGACAAAGACTTGTCCCGACAACAGTGGCGCAGAGTCCAAAGTCTGTCAGACACATTCTGGGACAGATGGCGCAAGCAGTATTTATCTACTCTACAACCTCGCAAAAAGTGGACATCTGTACACAGAAGCTTAAAACCAGGAGATGTTGTACTCCTGAGAGACAATGCAGTGAAACGCAATGTCTGGCCTATGGGCATCATTGCTGAGGTGTACCCCAGTAAAGATGGACTTGTTCGGAAGGTTCAGGTTAGAGTGGCAAAAGCAGATGGCGTAAAGTTGTTCTTACGACCTGCAAGTGAAGTAGTTTTGCTTATTTCTTCTGCAGAGTAA